A stretch of DNA from Deltaproteobacteria bacterium:
TAAAAGACAAGAGCGGCCTTTTTCAGCTCAATCGCCAAATTCTTCCGCCTGAACTTTTTAAAAGATACGAACTCGGCGATGAGCGAGAAAACGATGATGAACGAGAAGAACTACTCGACCTGGACCCCCTGGAGGCGCGTGAGCGTGGGTACCGCAAGCTGGCGATGACCCCCGAGGATTACGCGTGGCTTATTCGATATGTGCGCGGCCTCCACCTCTTCCAAAACATCCCAGACACGGTCATTGGTGAAATATGCAAACGCATTGAACTTTTCGAATTCGATGCCGGTGTTGCCATGGTTCAGTCGGGGCAGCATGGTGAAGCTTTCTTTATTATTTATGACGGGCAAGTCGACGTATGGGGCCATTCCAACCTACTTCGAAAACCAACTCATTCTGCGACCCTCATTCCTGGTAATGTTTTTGGGGAGATGTCTATCATTCTCGATGAACCCGCCAACGCCACGGTAAAAGGTGTGGGTCTCACAAAAGTATTCGCACTAAGCCGCGCACTCTTTGAATACCTCTTAGATAAAAACAATCGCTTCAAAGACCACCTCGGCTCCATGGTTGCCGAACGTGCCCTAGATGGCGGCGTCAAGCGCTCATTGAAATTGTCAGGAATCAGTCTCCCGGAACTGGATGTCGACTTCTCTGTATTACGTAATCTCTTTGGTAAGAAGCGAGACAAGTCAGAGAGCGAACCGAGCAAAATAGAACTCCCCGAGAGCCTGCCCAACGACTTGGCAGACCCAGCAGTAGCGGAAGCCACACAACGTGACTATCTAGAGCTCCTGAAACTTTCGAAAGAACTGCCACTCTTCCAAGATGCTCCACTCCAGGCCCTTCCTCCTGATCCAGGACAGGTCCTGCTTTATGAGTTCCCAACCAATTATAAACTCATTAAAGAAAACAATGCCCCCGACGCGGTCTATCTCATTGACGAAGGGCGTGTCTTGGTCTCAACCGGTGGTCGATTCTTTAAAAAGGAAATCGACTTAGCACTTCTCGGTCGTGGCCAATTGGTAGGTGAAATGTCGCTGCTTACGGATGCACCATCGATTGCTCATGTCACCACGCAAGGCGAAGTAAGAGCCTTTCGAATCGACCGCGAGCTTTTTAAAAGTTGGTGTTTAGAAAGCGACGCTTTTAGAGAAAGCGTCGAAGATGTGATGTTTGAAAGGGAGCCCCCCGGCACCGAATAAACAATTTAACCAATGGAACGGTAAAGACCATCTTCTCCAGATAAATGGTCTTGATGACGTAAAAAGAACACGGGGACTTCCACCCGAGCCTCAGTTCCATCAGAAAACTCTACCCATAAAAAGCCACGCATGCTTCCACAGGCTGTTGGTAACGGACAATAACTTGAAAAGGTTTCGCTTTCGCCGGCCTGGATCCATACAGGCTTGCCACGCATTCCGGCATCCTCAAGCGACCTTTCTACGCCATTTCCATCTCGAATTGTAAAGTGTCGGGTTTGAACCGCTACCGCCATCTCACCGCGGTTAATAAGCCGCATTGCATAGAAAAACACATGCAATCCTGATTCAGGCGCTGAGTCGTCGGGCAAGTACATCGGTGCCACCTGAACCTCAACATCAAATGTAACGGCGCAATATGGCGCTTCTGACACAGCCACACTATTCTCCATTCGTTCACAGCAAACAGCCCCGTGAAGCGCGTCGATCACTAGATAAGAACATCATAACCTATATCGGCCACAATTTCCCGAAATATGTCAATTTTGTCCGAAAATGAGTACTCAATTAATTTAAAATAATACTTCACAAATCGAATGATTTCTGTTTGGCAATCATTGTCCCCAGGCTAAGCTGAGTCTAAATTCTCTTTTTGAGACACCACCACAAGAGCAGCAGCGAAGGAAATCTCAAGAAACTATCCACCCAATAAGCAGGCGTTCCATTCTCCGCTTTGCAGGGAACAATCGGAAAGATTCGCTGGAGTTGGGTCTGTTCGGCCTTCTGTACAAATAAAAGACAGCGTCTGTGTACACGTATAAAAAGCAACTCCGGTGGACTCGCATGATTCGCTTAAGTCCATGTCATCCTCAGCAGCGCATTTTAGAAAACAGCTATTCAGGCTCTCCGTTAAGTCTGCGGGACAGTCCTCTGGGTCGTCATGGGAAAAGTCACAATGTTGATGACAAGCCTCAATGAAGGAGATGGATTCGTCGACAGGAGCCGGTTCAGATATCCCGTTATCGGATTCGCCTCCGCAGGCAGCCAGAAATAATAATGTGAAGGAGAAGAGAATCAAGGAAGGTAAGTGGGTCATTAATGGACGATTTCAGGCTGAATCAGCTCTCGTTTGCCCGCCCCCTTCTCGGGATCGTCATTACGACAATATTCGAGAGTAGGTTCAGGATATTTCCAGGAGTAGTAGCCATCGCCCTTATCAAAATCCACGGCCCAAAGGCCACAAGGTTTAGCGCCCGCCTGATCAACTTGGTCAACCCAGATGTCGATAACGCCCTGAATTTTTTCAACACAGTCATCATAACCCGGTTCATCAACTTCAAATAGGTCTCGCTCTTGCGCAAGCACAAGGACTTCGCTTGCTGCCTTTTGAGTGATCCCTTGAAGATACGGCATCAGTTGATTTGCTTGTTCTAAAGAATGTACGTTCATGGTCCTGCCCCCAGCCCATTTGAATGCATTAATAGTGTTAGGCCTGAGCTCGATGGTTTCAAGTATTTAAGATCAGTAAATAATTATGTTTAACCCGAAAAACGGGAATACCTGCAAGTAATTTTTAACTTAAAACGTTTTCTAGGGAATTGTCAGGTCCTCTTGATCGTTTAATTCATGAGATACCCCCTAGCTGGCGGCTCATGAGTACGCTTATTCCCCCAAGCCATCCCATGGCCGCCAGCGCTTTCTCCACTCAAACTCCACTCCAGCGTCTTGCACGCACCTCGCCCCTTACCGTATCCTCGTGCACATGTCGGACCTGCTCAGCCCCACCTGTGGCTCATGTTTGCGTTTCCTCAAACACAACAAAGAGCCCGATGGCCTCTATACCGGACAATGTCGGGTTCGCCCCGAACTGAAACTCATTTCGGAAACACTCAGTATTTGCAGTAAGTTTCACCTCAAGCCCGCGCTTGAAGGCAAAGTTAAGGTACCGAAGCCGACCAAGGCGAAGCGGTCCCGGTCAAGAAGCAGTCAAGATGACGATACCCCACGACCACAGCGTCCCACCCTTTCAAAACCCACCATGGGTAATACTGATGGAGAAATCGACATGGATCGAAATGGCCTCAAACAAGTATTGCGCGAGCTCCTCGAAGAGGAATCACTTTATGGATACGTGGAGCTGGGGCGTAAATGGGAAGGCGGAACCATCATACTCAAGCCTGCCGACGACAGCCTCCAACCGAAAGAGGTCCCGATTGAAACATTCTTTCATAAGATAATTATGGTCCGAGACAGATTGCGAGTCCTAGAAGCCAAACTCAATGGCCATGACGACCTCAGCAAAACCGACAAATTGGAGATGCAACAATACATCTCAAAGGCCTACGGCACCCTAACCACATTCAATATCCTGTTTCAGAACAAAGAAGATCAATTTAGCTCCAAATAAGAACTTTATACAGATACGGCAAAAGTGGCCCGAACAAAGTATACCAATATGAGCCATCATCCGAAAAACGTACAAATCACAGGTGTCTCCCTTACCATTTTGAATAATTAGACGATTTTAGACGTTGTTCAACGGGTGAATACTGCTTAGGGACATCGAAACTTCAGAGTTAGAAAGTCGTTTTCTGAAGTCATCCAGAACCCGGTGTTCGCCCGAAACACTCACAGCCCAACTAGGGGGAAACGATGGCAATTCGTATTTCTTTAATCCTTCCGATTGCTTTTTTGAGCCTAACACTCGCAGCATGCAGCGTTGACAATCCACTCTCAGCAATTCCTGATTGTGCTGGCGTTTCAGGCGGCGACGCAGTCGTTGATGAATGCGGTGTGTGCAACGGCGACAATACGCAATGCGCCGACTGCGCGGGTGTCCCATACGGAGATGCTCTCGCGGACGAATGCGGGATTTGTGATAACGACGCTACCAATGATTGCATTCAAGACTGCTCAGAAACATGGGGCGGCGATGCTGTGATCGATGATTGCGGCGTGTGTGACGGTGACAATACCACCTGCGCCGACTGCGCAGGCGTCCCAAATGGCGATTCTATGCTGGACGAATGTGGCGTATGCGACAACGACTCTACGAACGATTGCACTGAAGACTGCACCGGAACATGGGGCGGAGATGCTATCCTCGATGAATGCGACGTGTGCGAAGGCGACAGCTCAACCTGTGCCGACTGTGCTGGCGTTGCGAATGGTGACTCCGTCATCGATGAATGTGGCGTCTGCGATAACGACGCTACGAACGATTGCACTGAAGACTGCACCGGAACATGGGGCGGAGATGCCATCCTCGACGAATGCGGCGTGTGTGAAGGAGACGGCTCAACCTGTGGCAATGTGTCATTTGGACCTGTTGCCGATGCACACGTAACCAGTGGTAGCGCCAACAGCAACTACGGACTACTTGATGAACTCATTGTGGACCGCGGCGCCAACGAAACCTATTTACGGTTCGACCTAGGAGCCAATATTCCAGCCGGTGCTTATATAGAGAGTGTTAACTTCAAAACCACCGCACACACAGGATTTGCCTGGGGCGGCGACGGCAACGTTTATACTTACCTCGTAGACGATGACACCTGGGCAGAAGAAGGCATCACCTGGAACAACCGCCCGGCGGTATCGGGCACAAGCCTGGGCAGCTGGTGGCTCTGGTATGATTACAGCGACAACACGATTCGAACAGGTGAGCACTCCACCGAAGAAATGGCCACAACTGTTCAAGCAGAACTGGATAACGACGGCCTTATCAGTGTCCGTCTTCACTCCCCTGGCTATCGTACCAATTACCACTCGCGTGAGTTTGCGGATGCAAGCATGCGCCCTCGGCTTGAAGTTGCATATCTTGACTGCGCCGGTATTCCCAACGGCGATGCATTTGTTGATACCTGCGACGACTGTGTTGGCGGTACCACAGGCCTTGAGGCGGGCGACTGCTCCGAGCCGGAAGAGACGGGAATTGTAGTCGGCGGTGGCACAACCACACTGGCGCAACAAGGCAGCTGCGGATATTCCAGCAGCACTATCAGTTGCCCTGCGGGTTTTGTGGCCGTTGGTTACCAAGGCCAAACCGGCGATTGGTTTGACCACGTAAAACTGATCTGCCAAGAGCTGCTCGCCGATGGTTCTTTGGGTGGCATCACAACCACTTCTGCTAACGGTTACAGCAGCGGCGGCAGCAATGTTGGTCCTTACTACTGCTCTGCAGGCCACGTTATGGTCGGCGGTCAGGTCCGTGCTGGTGACCACTTAGATTATGTGCGTGGACGCTGCATGAGTATTGCAGACGTCGCAGCAGGAAGTACCGTTGGGTACACCTCCTCCGCTGATGGAATGGGTAACGCAAGCGGCGGCGGCGATTACGGTGATCAGCT
This window harbors:
- a CDS encoding cyclic nucleotide-binding domain-containing protein translates to MSTEDKFIDWVRERSGQRAVPSFYRVAEAKIEKLVEDLAQNDILSIYEELQEEGKSSELWLPVLAYFQDRTSTLKLSDEQYTLLGERPLARLLKRNEVSKTLTIWCAGSGTGAEAYGIAMYLKSNIDHPERWTLKILGTDICPDNIQRAREGEISEEQMTEEFPEPWKEQFIENQDETIRFSDEIRECIEFNTLNLCDSLSSIPICDIVLMRHVVPELSDDVQLHLGAQLLNHLHPDSILIVEPEGNSPGEPGLLKAVKDKSGLFQLNRQILPPELFKRYELGDERENDDEREELLDLDPLEARERGYRKLAMTPEDYAWLIRYVRGLHLFQNIPDTVIGEICKRIELFEFDAGVAMVQSGQHGEAFFIIYDGQVDVWGHSNLLRKPTHSATLIPGNVFGEMSIILDEPANATVKGVGLTKVFALSRALFEYLLDKNNRFKDHLGSMVAERALDGGVKRSLKLSGISLPELDVDFSVLRNLFGKKRDKSESEPSKIELPESLPNDLADPAVAEATQRDYLELLKLSKELPLFQDAPLQALPPDPGQVLLYEFPTNYKLIKENNAPDAVYLIDEGRVLVSTGGRFFKKEIDLALLGRGQLVGEMSLLTDAPSIAHVTTQGEVRAFRIDRELFKSWCLESDAFRESVEDVMFEREPPGTE
- a CDS encoding ApaG domain; amino-acid sequence: MAVSEAPYCAVTFDVEVQVAPMYLPDDSAPESGLHVFFYAMRLINRGEMAVAVQTRHFTIRDGNGVERSLEDAGMRGKPVWIQAGESETFSSYCPLPTACGSMRGFLWVEFSDGTEARVEVPVFFLRHQDHLSGEDGLYRSIG
- a CDS encoding DUF2203 family protein, with amino-acid sequence MNVHSLEQANQLMPYLQGITQKAASEVLVLAQERDLFEVDEPGYDDCVEKIQGVIDIWVDQVDQAGAKPCGLWAVDFDKGDGYYSWKYPEPTLEYCRNDDPEKGAGKRELIQPEIVH
- a CDS encoding DNRLRE domain-containing protein, which produces MAIRISLILPIAFLSLTLAACSVDNPLSAIPDCAGVSGGDAVVDECGVCNGDNTQCADCAGVPYGDALADECGICDNDATNDCIQDCSETWGGDAVIDDCGVCDGDNTTCADCAGVPNGDSMLDECGVCDNDSTNDCTEDCTGTWGGDAILDECDVCEGDSSTCADCAGVANGDSVIDECGVCDNDATNDCTEDCTGTWGGDAILDECGVCEGDGSTCGNVSFGPVADAHVTSGSANSNYGLLDELIVDRGANETYLRFDLGANIPAGAYIESVNFKTTAHTGFAWGGDGNVYTYLVDDDTWAEEGITWNNRPAVSGTSLGSWWLWYDYSDNTIRTGEHSTEEMATTVQAELDNDGLISVRLHSPGYRTNYHSREFADASMRPRLEVAYLDCAGIPNGDAFVDTCDDCVGGTTGLEAGDCSEPEETGIVVGGGTTTLAQQGSCGYSSSTISCPAGFVAVGYQGQTGDWFDHVKLICQELLADGSLGGITTTSANGYSSGGSNVGPYYCSAGHVMVGGQVRAGDHLDYVRGRCMSIADVAAGSTVGYTSSADGMGNASGGGDYGDQLCPAGQAITGMIGGNAQYACRISWICSDIANN